The following coding sequences lie in one Monomorium pharaonis isolate MP-MQ-018 chromosome 1, ASM1337386v2, whole genome shotgun sequence genomic window:
- the LOC118646967 gene encoding uncharacterized protein LOC118646967, which yields MEPAELTSAECAPINRVTIKIPPFWADELELWFAQLEGQFTLGRITSDETKYAYVLAQVDTKQAKEIKDLITQPPEKNKYESIKRALIQRLSISQEQQIRQLLEHEEMGDRRPSQFLRHLQSLASSAISEQLLRTLWMGRLPSQLQAIFATRTADNLEVVAEQADRIYEITCRTAVVASTQATEQTMEQQIKILAQQVASLNSRLTQSLQKDRRRSRSRTRSVNHKEEKNSDGVCFYHRRFKDKARKCIKPCSFKKEEN from the coding sequence ATGGAGCCGGCAGAACTAACTAGTGCTGAATGCGCTCCGATCAACAGAGTAACCATAAAGATACCTCCTTTCTGGGCTGATGAACTCGAGCTATGGTTTGCTCAGCTCGAAGGACAATTCACGCTCGGTAGAATTACGAGTGATGAGACTAAATATGCATACGTACTGGCGCAAGTCGATACAAAACAAgccaaagaaataaaagatctCATCACCCAACCGCCAGAAAAGAACAAATATGAGAGCATTAAAAGGGCATTAATACAACGATTGTCGATATCTCAGGAGCAACAGATCCGACAGCTCTTAGAACACGAAGAGATGGGAGATAGAAGACCATCACAGTTTTTAAGACACCTACAATCGTTAGCAAGTTCAGCTATTTCGGAGCAATTATTACGCACATTATGGATGGGCAGACTACCATCCCAACTACAAGCCATTTTCGCTACTCGTACAGCGGACAATTTAGAAGTAGTGGCTGAACAAGCCGATCGAATATACGAGATAACCTGCAGAACGGCGGTGGTAGCAAGCACTCAGGCGACCGAGCAAACAATGGagcaacaaataaaaattttggcgCAACAAGTAGCCAGCCTCAACAGTCGATTGACACAGTCACTCCAGAAAGATAGGAGAAGAAGCCGTTCTAGAACTCGTTCTGTTAACCACAAGGAAGAGAAGAATTCCGACGGGGTATGCTTTTACCACAGGAGATTTAAGGACAAAGCAAGGAAATGTATAAAGCCATGCTCGtttaaaaaagaggaaaactaG